The Palaemon carinicauda isolate YSFRI2023 chromosome 9, ASM3689809v2, whole genome shotgun sequence sequence tttggcacctttgggttgattcagcctccaagaggaacgctgcgctcagtaaggaagacgaactttaaataaaaggcagagtaacggttctattcgacttccttaccaggtacttattatttcattgttatttgagataactgttatatgaaatttgggatacttagctatcctttaatcatgtacactggttttcacccacctccctgggtgtgaatcagctacatgattatcgggtaagtttaatattgaaaaatgttatttttattaataaaataaatttttgaatatacttacccgataatcatgatttaatcgaccctccctttcctccccagagagaaccagtggaccgaggaataattgaggaggtgtcaacaacaaatgattgagtacctggccacaggtggcgttggtaagtacacccccttctagtattgtgatagctggcgtatccctccatagaattctgtcgggcaacggagttgacagctacatgattatcgggtaagtatattcaaaaatttattttattaataaaaataacatttttcttcagtggccactttcctcttaagggtaagagtagtaaagacactttagctatagtaagcaactcttctagaaggacactccaaaatcaaaccattgttctctagtcttatagatagtgccatagcctctgtactatggccttccactgtcttggcctaagagttctcttgcttgagggtatgctcgggcatgctattctatcttatttctcctcttgttttgttaaagttttatagtttatataggagatatttattttaatgttattactcttcttaaaatattaaatttttccttgtttcctttcctcaccggactattttccctgttggagcccctgggcttatagcatcctgcttttccaactagggttgtagctaagcaactagtaataaataataatattaatatgctaTTAGTGTATATTGCTATTTCTTGAAAGGATTCTTAGTGACCTGATAAGAATAGATTACAGCAATGCGAATTAAGCTAAAAATATCTTGATGGCTTAAAAGATATCTAGACTGCGGTGCTGGAAAATTTCCCTGGTCCGAAGCCTGTATAGAATAGCAATTAAAAATGGGTAAAGAAACAAGAGGTGTTTTTAACATTATATACAGAAAAATTGACATATCTTTGACATATCTATGACTCTAGCAAGACAATTCATTTAGCAAAGTAAACACAGGATTTCTGAATTACAAGGTTAGCTCAAGATAGGAAGGCTTTCTcaattgtaattgttttttttttggagaattGTGCAAGGTTTTTTAAGTGTCAGGACAGAGAAAGGAATCATAAATTGAATTGTTTAAATAAGGGGGGACAGGCCTGGACAGTTCATGACTGGTTTTCATGTTATTAAAAGGTCCATAATATGATATATGcaattaattttgtttgaatacGTAAGGGCTTTTTCCGAGTGCTATGTCCAGCAAAGCCTTATAAAAATATGTTCTGAATCACTATGAATCATATAAGAGAGAAATTCTGTATTGATTCCTTTAAACTGAAAGGCAAACACAATAACGATAGATGTATTGAACGTCTTAAAACCACCTGTTGAAATATACAAGTTTCATATTTACATAATTGAAATACTATAAAGTAAATAACTAATAGTACTCGGTCAACTCTTCTGTTCTTCCAAAGGTTCGTATCCTTCCTTCATCTTCTCTTTGAACTTCAAGTAATTGTGTCTCCTGTCGAAGTGCTTGACCCAGGTGAAGGGGCAGTGTTCCTCGTACAGTTTCCGCAGCTCCTTGCAGGTCTCGGCCGTACCTGGAAGAAGACGGCATGAATCATTGAATCATTCTCGCGTATTGGTCGTGCCCGGGAGAAAGTAAActgaaatatactgtatagtatatggaGTTGAGTTTATCTTTCTATCCATTATAGAAAGTCCTTAACTTATAAACTTATTAATagtttccaagaagctgtttgtaattcTAATttcgttaaattttggcctagggaaGGCTTCACCTAAAATACATGCCTAAGATTTTCAGCGGTAAAAGTCAAAAAATgtcctgtttcatattgcaaatgtcgtcttgcttactttattaaattatataatgctgttttttttttttatagtatttcatCATGAACTTTTGATACGATAGAGATTTATGATTTCCGTTGGATTTACGTTTGTATCCGAATGTTTTGTAAGTTGAGGAGCTTCTAACTTGTTTATCATAAATGCAAGACAGGCGTCTTTGCTTCTCAAAATGAGAGATCTTCCACTTAACATTTAGAAACATTAAACGACCTCTTTGTCCAAAATATGTGTAGATAGTGTG is a genomic window containing:
- the LOC137646885 gene encoding cytochrome c oxidase assembly factor 6 homolog codes for the protein MPREEGEKTTSFPNKEARYLCWNSRDEFWNCIESGGTAETCKELRKLYEEHCPFTWVKHFDRRHNYLKFKEKMKEGYEPLEEQKS